One window from the genome of Pieris napi chromosome 3, ilPieNapi1.2, whole genome shotgun sequence encodes:
- the LOC125063617 gene encoding zinc finger protein 567-like: protein MVTSYYIMKLSKTHKNLDLSEHIVLKNKSASEIKHSSCRVCLDEGCVSLLDINCNTLDTLQQLCNIQINKNDDLPKKLCNICYKFLNNTMLFINKAKETEEFLKKSLNKKTKSKEEIHKNNSDLSEPEDYSLSNDIESTVKMELEFGKDSIIKEEKISSSMCDKKLKTKPTVAKRVQCKICKSVVMRSYFKQHMTMHDPNHSKYVCEICGKSYRLICAFYNHRFQHSTDFLHKCQLCPYKARDKALLRNHMKVHIADYKYMCTKCPSRFLFRSNLNRHNMWKHKQKQFSCDTCKRMFHTKLAVQQHHEVDHLGMKNHSCNLCGKAFGYRKAMMKHQRTVHKREKRVYSRMPTYLQYENKN, encoded by the coding sequence ATGGTTActtcttattatattatgaaacTTAGTAAAACTCATAAAAACCTAGACTTGTCTGAACACATAGtgcttaaaaacaaaagtgcATCTGAAATTAAACACTCTTCCTGTAGAGTGTGCCTTGACGAAGGCTGTGTTTCacttttagatataaattgtaatactttAGACACACTTCAACAACTTTGCAATATTCAAATCAACAAAAACGATGATTTACCTaagaaattatgtaatatttgttacaaattcttaaacaatactatgttatttataaataaagcaaaAGAGACAGaagaatttctaaaaaaatcccTTAATAAAAAGACTAAAAGTAAAGAAGAAATTCATAAGAACAATAGTGATTTATCTGAACCTGAAGACTATAGTTTATCAAACGATATTGAATCTACTGTAAAAATGGAGTTGGAATTTGGAAAAGATAGTATTATTAAAGAGGAAAAGATTTCTTCAAGTATGtgtgataaaaaattaaaaacaaagccAACTGTAGCTAAACGAGTTcaatgtaaaatatgtaagtCAGTTGTCATGAGGTCATACTTTAAACAGCACATGACCATGCATGATCCAAATCattcaaaatatgtttgtgAAATTTGTGGAAAGTCCTACAGGTTAATTTGTGCATTTTATAATCATCGTTTTCAACATAGCACTGATTTCTTACATAAGTGTCAATTGTGCCCCTATAAAGCACGAGACAAAGCACTATTAAGAAACCATATGAAAGTTCACATTGCtgactataaatatatgtgtacTAAATGCCCATCAAGATTTCTCTTTAGAAGTAATCTTAACCGACACAATATGTGGAAACATAAACAGAAACAGTTTAGCTGTGACACATGTAAAAGAATGTTTCATACTAAATTAGCAGTTCAGCAACATCATGAAGTTGATCATTTGGGTATGAAGAATCATTCGTGTAATTTATGCGGAAAAGCATTTGGATATAGGAAAGCAATGATGAAACATCAAAGAACAGTGCACAAGAGAGAGAAAAGAGTATATTCAAGAATGCctacatatttacaatatgaaaataaaaattaa